The Bacillus sp. Marseille-Q1617 genome has a segment encoding these proteins:
- a CDS encoding Tex family protein has protein sequence MMNQENLLQIVAKKVNVSLKNVKNVISLLEEGNTVPFIARYRKEQTGALDEVQIKDIMEQWNYLQNLEQRKEEVHRLIDEQGKLTDELSQAIKKADKLQKVEDLYRPYKQKRRTKATVAKEKGLEPLAEWIMTFPAAADVEKEAARYISEEKEVSSAEEALAGAKDIIAEYISDDAAFREYIRNQTFRKGVIETKVKNEEKDEKNVFEMYYEYREPVSKVVPHRVLAMNRGEKEDIIKVNIQPDGDSIIHYLQRQVIKNVHSPVVTVVKEAIEDGYKRLIQPSVEREIRNELTDKAENQAIHIFSENLRKLLLQPPMKGKMVLGVDPAYRTGCKLAVIDETGKMLEVSVIYPHPPKSQKAASEEVMKKMIDQHSIEVVAIGNGTASRETEQFVADVLKSIDNEIFYLIVNEAGASVYSASDVAREEFPSLQVEERSAVSIARRLQDPLAELVKIDPKSVGVGQYQHDVSQKKLNESLTFVVETAVNQVGVNVNTASSSLLQYVAGLSKTVANNIVKKREEEGKFKSRAQLKKIPRLGAKTYEQSIGFLRIMEGNELLDRTPIHPDNYGDVKKLLSKTGFSEEAIGSDDLKQAINQLNLEEVSEELGIGKLTLKDIIDALIRPGRDPRDEFPKPLLKKDVLKLEDLKEGMELQGTVRNVVDFGAFIDVGVKQDGLVHISKLKQGFVKHPLDVVSVGDVVTVWVDSVDVKKGRVALTMIQ, from the coding sequence ATGATGAATCAAGAAAATCTGCTGCAAATCGTGGCAAAGAAAGTAAATGTCTCTCTTAAAAACGTAAAAAATGTTATTTCATTATTAGAAGAAGGTAACACCGTACCGTTCATCGCCCGTTATCGAAAGGAACAAACGGGAGCATTAGATGAAGTCCAGATCAAAGATATAATGGAGCAATGGAACTACCTGCAAAATCTCGAACAGAGAAAAGAAGAAGTCCACAGACTGATAGATGAACAAGGCAAACTGACAGATGAATTGTCCCAAGCGATCAAAAAAGCTGACAAATTGCAAAAGGTAGAGGACTTATATCGACCTTATAAACAAAAGCGACGGACGAAAGCAACTGTAGCCAAAGAAAAAGGGTTGGAACCATTAGCTGAGTGGATCATGACTTTTCCAGCAGCGGCAGATGTGGAAAAGGAAGCGGCACGCTATATATCTGAAGAAAAAGAAGTGTCTTCTGCAGAAGAAGCGCTTGCGGGTGCAAAGGACATCATAGCCGAGTATATATCCGATGATGCGGCTTTTCGAGAATACATAAGAAATCAAACCTTCCGAAAGGGTGTTATAGAGACGAAGGTGAAAAATGAAGAGAAAGATGAGAAAAACGTCTTTGAGATGTACTACGAGTACAGAGAGCCGGTAAGTAAAGTCGTCCCGCACCGTGTGCTCGCGATGAATAGAGGGGAAAAAGAGGATATCATCAAAGTGAATATCCAGCCGGATGGAGATTCCATTATTCACTATTTACAAAGACAAGTGATTAAAAATGTACACTCTCCAGTGGTAACTGTGGTGAAAGAAGCGATTGAGGATGGCTATAAGCGGTTAATCCAGCCCTCTGTAGAAAGGGAAATCCGTAATGAGCTGACAGATAAGGCCGAAAATCAAGCCATTCATATCTTCTCGGAAAATCTCAGAAAGCTGCTGCTGCAGCCACCTATGAAAGGGAAAATGGTTCTTGGAGTAGACCCTGCATACAGGACCGGATGTAAGCTTGCCGTGATCGACGAAACGGGCAAGATGCTTGAGGTGAGTGTCATCTATCCGCATCCACCTAAATCTCAAAAGGCTGCTTCAGAAGAAGTGATGAAAAAGATGATCGATCAACATTCGATAGAGGTCGTGGCAATTGGAAACGGTACAGCTTCCAGGGAAACGGAGCAATTCGTGGCAGATGTCCTGAAAAGTATTGATAATGAAATCTTCTATCTGATCGTGAATGAGGCAGGGGCAAGTGTATATTCCGCATCGGACGTAGCCAGAGAAGAGTTTCCTTCTCTTCAGGTAGAGGAAAGAAGTGCTGTATCCATTGCCAGAAGATTGCAGGATCCACTTGCGGAACTGGTGAAAATCGATCCGAAATCTGTAGGTGTAGGACAATACCAACACGATGTCTCCCAGAAAAAATTGAACGAGTCATTGACGTTTGTGGTAGAGACTGCCGTTAACCAAGTAGGGGTAAACGTGAATACAGCTTCTTCTTCATTACTGCAATATGTGGCAGGCCTTTCAAAAACGGTAGCGAATAATATCGTAAAAAAGAGAGAAGAAGAGGGTAAATTCAAGTCCAGGGCGCAATTAAAGAAAATCCCTAGACTCGGTGCCAAAACATATGAACAAAGTATAGGCTTCCTTCGCATCATGGAAGGAAATGAACTCCTTGACCGGACGCCCATTCATCCGGATAACTACGGAGATGTAAAAAAGCTTCTTTCCAAAACCGGATTCAGTGAAGAAGCAATCGGAAGTGATGATCTAAAGCAGGCAATCAATCAATTGAACCTCGAGGAAGTATCTGAAGAACTGGGGATTGGTAAGTTAACACTGAAGGATATTATTGATGCCTTGATCCGCCCTGGTAGAGATCCGCGTGACGAATTCCCTAAACCACTTCTGAAAAAAGATGTATTGAAGCTGGAGGATCTAAAAGAAGGAATGGAACTGCAAGGAACCGTCCGGAATGTAGTCGATTTTGGTGCGTTTATCGATGTTGGCGTGAAGCAGGATGGACTCGTCCATATCTCTAAGCTCAAACAAGGCTTCGTCAAACACCCGCTTGATGTTGTGTCGGTTGGAGACGTGGTAACCGTTTGGGTTGACAGTGTCGATGTGAAAAAGGGCAGAGTTGCGTTAACGATGATTCAGTAA
- the cmpA gene encoding cortex morphogenetic protein CmpA, whose product MPNWLVNQMRKAYLEKNRYQIKLLNQCWNFYRKKNFPQQ is encoded by the coding sequence ATGCCAAACTGGCTCGTTAATCAGATGAGGAAGGCATATCTTGAGAAGAATCGATATCAGATTAAACTTCTTAATCAATGCTGGAATTTTTATAGGAAGAAAAACTTCCCTCAACAATAA
- a CDS encoding SprT family protein has protein sequence MTNEELQTLVEEISLQYFHKPFQHKAYFNPRLRTTGGRYMLGSHNIDINEKYLKEHGVSELIGIIKHELCHYHLHIEGKGYKHRDADFKNLLHKVGAPRHCTALSTPKRARRILIYSCSKCNLTFKRKRRIDTKKYVCGRCKGKLIFREELKQGS, from the coding sequence ATGACAAACGAAGAGCTGCAAACCCTGGTAGAAGAAATTTCACTTCAATATTTTCATAAACCATTTCAGCATAAAGCTTATTTCAACCCCAGGCTCAGGACGACTGGCGGAAGGTACATGCTTGGGAGCCACAATATAGATATTAACGAGAAATACTTGAAGGAACATGGGGTATCGGAATTGATTGGCATTATCAAACATGAACTCTGCCATTATCACCTTCATATTGAAGGAAAGGGATACAAGCATAGAGACGCGGACTTCAAAAATCTTCTTCATAAAGTCGGGGCCCCTAGACACTGCACCGCGTTATCAACCCCAAAACGGGCCCGGAGAATACTGATTTATTCCTGTTCAAAATGCAATCTGACATTCAAGAGGAAAAGAAGGATCGATACAAAAAAATATGTATGCGGACGATGTAAAGGGAAGCTTATTTTTCGTGAAGAACTAAAGCAGGGTTCCTAG
- the tsaE gene encoding tRNA (adenosine(37)-N6)-threonylcarbamoyltransferase complex ATPase subunit type 1 TsaE, with protein sequence MNQFEMITKTPEETGAFAERLANYLQAGDVITLEGDLGAGKTTFTKGLAKGLGVKKTVNSPTFTIIKEYKGRLPFYHMDVYRLDDSFEDLGFDEYFEGEGVTVVEWAHLIEDQLPSKLLSLSIYREGDTTRRIVLKPYGERYNELCKEIVS encoded by the coding sequence ATGAATCAGTTTGAAATGATAACGAAGACTCCTGAGGAAACGGGTGCGTTTGCTGAGAGACTGGCAAATTACCTTCAGGCTGGAGATGTGATAACATTAGAAGGTGATTTAGGGGCCGGTAAGACGACTTTTACTAAGGGCCTTGCAAAGGGGCTTGGTGTAAAGAAAACGGTGAACAGCCCTACGTTTACGATTATTAAAGAATATAAGGGGCGTCTGCCTTTTTATCATATGGATGTGTACCGCCTGGATGATTCCTTTGAAGACTTGGGATTTGATGAGTATTTTGAAGGTGAGGGAGTGACGGTGGTCGAGTGGGCACACTTGATTGAAGACCAGCTTCCATCGAAGCTATTGAGTCTGTCTATATACAGAGAAGGCGATACGACCCGGAGGATTGTGTTAAAGCCTTACGGGGAAAGGTATAATGAGTTATGTAAGGAGATTGTTTCATGA
- the tsaB gene encoding tRNA (adenosine(37)-N6)-threonylcarbamoyltransferase complex dimerization subunit type 1 TsaB, with protein MKILSIDTSNYPLGVALIEEGKVVGEYITNFKRNHSVRAMPAVEQLLKECETEPKELTKIVVANGPGSYTGVRIGVTLAKTLAWSLNIPLIPVSSLAVLAASGRNFTGYIAPIFDARRGQVYTGLYKFDGDRITQVEEDRNVLLTDWANKLKEYDGEILFIGNDVSIHEEMIKEVLGDQARIAPFVSHNPRPSELAFIGAELEEHTAHEVVPNYIRLAEAEVKWLESQKNS; from the coding sequence ATGAAAATATTATCGATTGATACCTCCAATTATCCGCTTGGGGTTGCGTTAATTGAAGAGGGGAAAGTGGTTGGCGAGTATATCACCAATTTTAAGAGAAATCATTCTGTGAGGGCCATGCCTGCCGTTGAGCAGCTTCTGAAGGAGTGTGAGACGGAACCGAAAGAGCTGACGAAGATTGTGGTGGCGAATGGACCAGGTTCATATACAGGTGTCCGCATAGGCGTAACCCTGGCCAAGACGCTCGCATGGTCGTTGAATATTCCTCTTATCCCTGTATCGAGCCTGGCTGTACTTGCGGCTTCGGGTAGGAATTTTACCGGTTATATCGCACCGATATTCGATGCGAGAAGAGGACAGGTGTATACGGGATTGTATAAGTTTGATGGGGACCGTATCACTCAGGTGGAAGAGGACCGGAATGTTTTACTGACGGACTGGGCGAATAAGCTGAAAGAATATGACGGTGAGATTTTATTTATCGGAAATGATGTAAGCATTCATGAGGAAATGATAAAAGAAGTGCTGGGAGATCAGGCAAGGATTGCTCCTTTTGTTAGCCATAATCCCAGACCATCCGAGCTTGCTTTCATAGGGGCGGAATTGGAAGAACATACGGCTCATGAAGTCGTGCCTAATTATATTCGCTTGGCCGAGGCGGAAGTGAAGTGGTTAGAGTCTCAAAAAAACTCTTAA
- the rimI gene encoding ribosomal protein S18-alanine N-acetyltransferase, producing MEIRFMTVDDLDAVMEIEHRSFSIPWSREAFYNEIEQNHLSTYLVVEDGERVAGYCGVWLVVDEAHITNVAVLPDYRGQGLGEALMQRIMDISKKVGARVMTLEVRVSNKAAQGLYRKMGFQDGGIRKRYYSDNQEDALVMWVNL from the coding sequence ATGGAAATTCGGTTTATGACGGTTGATGATTTGGATGCTGTGATGGAGATTGAACATCGTTCGTTCAGTATTCCCTGGAGCCGGGAGGCCTTTTACAACGAAATTGAACAGAATCACTTGTCTACTTATCTCGTAGTGGAAGACGGGGAGCGAGTAGCCGGTTATTGCGGTGTGTGGCTTGTTGTCGATGAAGCGCATATCACGAACGTGGCGGTGCTTCCTGATTACAGGGGCCAGGGACTCGGTGAAGCCCTTATGCAGAGGATCATGGATATTTCAAAAAAGGTCGGGGCTCGTGTAATGACACTCGAAGTCAGGGTGAGTAATAAGGCTGCGCAAGGTTTGTATAGAAAGATGGGTTTTCAGGACGGCGGAATTCGGAAACGGTATTATTCAGATAATCAAGAAGATGCTTTAGTGATGTGGGTGAATTTATGA
- the tsaD gene encoding tRNA (adenosine(37)-N6)-threonylcarbamoyltransferase complex transferase subunit TsaD, producing the protein MIKDTYVLGIETSCDETAVAVIKNGTEIVTNIVSSQIESHKRFGGVVPEIASRHHVEQVTFVLEEALEQAEMTMEEIDCIAVTEGPGLVGALLIGVNAAKALAFAHNKPLVGVHHIAGHIYANRLVKEMKFPLLSLVVSGGHTELVLMKEHGSFEVIGETRDDAAGEAYDKVARTLNLPYPGGPHIDRLAHEGEPTLDLPRAWLEESSYDFSFSGLKSAVINTLHNAKQKGKTIYPQDLAASFQASVIDVLVTKTVRAVKEYNVEQLLLAGGVAANKGLRAALEEAFKELYTELVIPPLSLCTDNAAMIAAAGTILFEQGKRGDMAMNAHPGLDIENF; encoded by the coding sequence ATGATAAAAGATACGTATGTGTTAGGTATAGAAACCAGCTGTGATGAAACTGCAGTTGCCGTTATTAAAAATGGCACGGAGATTGTGACGAATATTGTTTCTTCTCAAATCGAAAGTCATAAACGTTTTGGCGGAGTGGTTCCGGAAATCGCGTCCCGTCACCACGTAGAGCAAGTGACATTTGTGTTGGAAGAAGCATTGGAACAAGCTGAAATGACAATGGAAGAGATCGATTGCATTGCGGTTACGGAAGGTCCCGGGTTAGTGGGGGCGCTTCTGATTGGTGTGAATGCGGCCAAGGCTTTGGCGTTTGCTCATAATAAGCCCTTGGTCGGCGTCCATCATATTGCAGGTCATATTTATGCGAATCGTCTGGTGAAAGAAATGAAGTTTCCTTTGCTGTCATTGGTTGTCTCGGGCGGCCACACTGAGCTTGTTCTGATGAAGGAGCATGGTTCTTTTGAGGTGATCGGCGAAACAAGGGATGATGCTGCAGGTGAAGCGTATGATAAAGTAGCGAGAACGTTGAATCTCCCTTATCCGGGAGGTCCTCATATCGATCGGCTCGCACATGAAGGTGAGCCGACGCTGGATCTGCCACGGGCCTGGCTTGAAGAAAGCTCATATGATTTCAGCTTCAGCGGCTTGAAATCAGCCGTTATCAACACTTTGCACAATGCGAAGCAAAAAGGCAAAACGATTTATCCACAGGATCTTGCCGCAAGCTTCCAGGCGAGTGTGATTGATGTGTTAGTAACTAAGACAGTAAGAGCAGTAAAAGAATATAATGTGGAACAATTGTTATTAGCGGGCGGTGTCGCAGCCAATAAAGGACTGCGTGCTGCTTTGGAAGAAGCATTCAAAGAGCTGTATACAGAACTGGTCATCCCTCCGTTATCACTATGTACAGATAATGCAGCGATGATTGCGGCTGCAGGAACGATTTTATTTGAGCAGGGTAAAAGAGGCGACATGGCAATGAATGCCCATCCCGGGTTGGATATTGAGAATTTCTAA
- a CDS encoding ABC-F family ATP-binding cassette domain-containing protein, with the protein MILLQVNQLSKNFGADNILSNIKLEIQTRDRVALVGRNGAGKSTLLKIIAGQLSHDAGDITKPKGVSIGYLAQNTGLESDLSIWAEMLTVFEGLRAQEEQLRILEKQMADPSVYENDDVYQRVLKEYDQLQVSFKESGGYQYEADIRSVLHGLNFADFDYETKISTLSGGQKTRLALGKLLLTKPDILILDEPTNHLDIETLSWLETYLQSYEGAVLIVSHDRYFLDNVVNQVYEISRKRSKKFIGNYSKYLQQKAEDYEKDVKLYERQQQEVAKLEDFIQRNIARASTTKMAQSRRKKLERMELMDRPLGDEKSATFAFGIDRQSGNDVLKVNDLSIGYEEDEKISSHIDFSVKKGDSIALVGPNGTGKSTLLKTLVDKLKPLSGNFSFGSNVSISYYDQEQADLSSNKTVLNELWDEYPMKNEKEIRTVLGNFLFSGEDVLKPVSTLSGGEKARLALSKLMMEKGNVLILDEPTNHLDLDSKEVLENALIDYPGTILFVSHDRYFINRIATKVLELSKNGSTEYLGDYNYYMEKLQQQEELAALEQAEKGQPSTSSSATPQKQSHKIDKEAKKLERQRKRRVEEIEIQMEALEAVIEEQEELLCDPDIFQDHEKVQEINDKLNSSKEELDELLEEWTELEELLQEEQ; encoded by the coding sequence ATGATTCTACTACAAGTGAATCAACTTAGCAAAAACTTTGGTGCAGATAATATATTATCGAACATCAAGCTTGAAATACAGACAAGGGACAGAGTCGCACTCGTCGGCCGCAACGGTGCAGGGAAGTCGACTCTATTAAAAATAATTGCCGGTCAGCTATCGCATGACGCCGGGGACATCACAAAACCTAAAGGCGTATCGATCGGCTACCTTGCCCAGAACACAGGACTGGAATCCGACTTATCCATCTGGGCAGAAATGCTTACCGTATTTGAGGGTCTGCGAGCTCAGGAGGAGCAGCTCCGTATTCTCGAAAAACAAATGGCCGACCCGTCCGTATACGAAAACGACGACGTCTATCAGCGTGTTTTAAAAGAATACGATCAGCTTCAGGTAAGCTTCAAAGAATCCGGCGGCTACCAATACGAAGCAGACATCCGGTCCGTCCTGCACGGGTTGAACTTTGCTGATTTTGACTATGAGACAAAAATCTCCACGTTAAGCGGAGGACAAAAAACCAGACTGGCACTGGGTAAGCTTCTCTTGACCAAGCCTGATATTCTCATCCTTGATGAACCGACCAACCATCTGGATATAGAGACTCTATCCTGGCTTGAAACGTACTTGCAAAGCTACGAAGGCGCTGTTCTGATTGTTTCCCATGACCGTTACTTCTTGGACAACGTCGTCAATCAAGTATATGAAATCTCCCGTAAACGGAGCAAGAAATTCATAGGAAACTACAGTAAATATCTTCAGCAAAAAGCAGAAGACTATGAGAAAGATGTAAAACTCTATGAACGCCAGCAGCAGGAAGTCGCAAAACTGGAAGACTTCATCCAGCGGAACATCGCCCGTGCGTCCACCACAAAAATGGCGCAGAGCCGCAGAAAAAAGCTGGAGCGTATGGAACTGATGGACAGGCCGCTCGGCGATGAGAAATCCGCTACCTTCGCATTCGGAATCGATCGACAAAGCGGAAATGATGTGCTGAAAGTTAACGACCTTTCAATCGGTTATGAAGAGGATGAAAAAATCTCCAGTCATATCGATTTTTCTGTAAAAAAGGGTGACAGCATTGCGCTCGTAGGTCCCAATGGAACTGGAAAATCCACTTTGCTTAAGACACTTGTGGATAAGCTTAAGCCTTTATCCGGCAATTTTAGTTTCGGCTCAAATGTATCAATCAGCTACTATGACCAGGAGCAGGCCGATCTTTCATCAAATAAAACCGTCCTCAATGAACTATGGGATGAATACCCGATGAAAAATGAGAAAGAAATCCGGACCGTCCTCGGCAACTTCCTTTTCTCAGGTGAAGACGTGCTGAAGCCGGTTTCTACTTTAAGTGGCGGCGAGAAAGCAAGACTCGCCCTTTCAAAGCTGATGATGGAAAAAGGGAATGTCCTTATCCTTGATGAGCCAACGAACCATTTGGATCTAGACAGTAAAGAAGTGCTGGAAAATGCACTCATCGATTATCCAGGCACCATTTTGTTCGTGTCACACGATCGTTATTTTATCAACAGGATCGCGACCAAAGTGCTTGAACTCTCTAAAAATGGTTCGACCGAATACCTCGGAGACTATAACTATTATATGGAAAAGCTGCAGCAGCAAGAAGAACTGGCCGCCCTTGAGCAGGCAGAAAAAGGACAGCCTTCAACCAGCAGCTCGGCAACCCCGCAGAAACAAAGTCATAAGATTGATAAAGAAGCGAAAAAGCTTGAGCGCCAGCGTAAACGAAGAGTGGAAGAAATTGAAATTCAAATGGAAGCACTTGAAGCTGTCATCGAAGAACAGGAAGAACTGCTTTGTGATCCGGACATCTTCCAGGATCATGAAAAGGTCCAGGAGATCAATGACAAACTCAATTCTTCCAAAGAAGAACTCGATGAACTGCTGGAAGAATGGACAGAATTAGAAGAGCTTCTCCAAGAAGAACAGTAA
- a CDS encoding redox-sensing transcriptional repressor Rex produces the protein MNQDTTKIPQATAKRLPLYYRFIKNLYSSGKQRVSSKELSEAVKVDSATIRRDFSYFGALGKKGYGYNVNYLLSFFRKTLDQDALTKVVLIGVGNLGTAFLNYNFIKNNNTKIEMAFEVDESKVGTQVGDVPVFHLDDLEEKLEDQNIEVAILTVPASSAQNITDRLVSSKIKGILNFTPARLTVPDHIRVHHIDLAVELQSLVYFLKHYSEDDTEMSQDGIITE, from the coding sequence ATGAATCAGGATACAACGAAAATTCCACAGGCAACGGCAAAGCGGCTGCCGCTTTATTACCGTTTTATCAAGAATTTATACTCATCTGGCAAGCAGAGGGTGTCATCGAAGGAATTAAGTGAAGCAGTAAAAGTTGATTCGGCCACGATCCGCAGGGACTTTTCCTATTTCGGTGCATTAGGGAAAAAGGGTTATGGATATAATGTTAACTATCTTCTCTCTTTCTTCAGAAAGACGCTGGATCAGGATGCCCTGACCAAGGTAGTGCTGATTGGTGTCGGAAACCTGGGAACTGCCTTTCTTAATTATAATTTTATAAAAAACAATAATACGAAGATCGAGATGGCGTTCGAGGTGGATGAGTCAAAGGTTGGTACTCAGGTCGGCGATGTGCCGGTATTCCACCTGGATGACCTGGAAGAGAAGCTTGAGGATCAGAATATTGAAGTGGCCATCCTTACTGTGCCGGCTTCTTCTGCTCAAAACATCACAGACAGATTGGTCTCTTCAAAGATCAAGGGAATCCTCAATTTTACGCCGGCAAGGCTGACGGTACCAGATCATATCCGGGTGCATCATATTGATCTGGCTGTAGAGTTGCAATCACTGGTTTACTTTTTAAAGCATTATTCGGAAGATGACACGGAAATGTCACAAGATGGAATTATAACGGAATAG
- a CDS encoding twin-arginine translocase TatA/TatE family subunit, giving the protein MPVGPGSLIIILIVALLVFGPKKLPELGKAFGNTLREFKNATKGLADDDDDKNKSAK; this is encoded by the coding sequence ATGCCAGTAGGTCCAGGTAGCCTCATAATCATTTTAATTGTCGCTTTACTAGTTTTTGGCCCGAAGAAATTGCCTGAATTAGGGAAAGCTTTCGGTAATACATTACGTGAGTTTAAAAACGCAACAAAAGGCTTAGCTGATGACGACGACGATAAAAACAAAAGTGCTAAGTGA